Genomic window (Cellulosilyticum lentocellum DSM 5427):
CCCCGTCAATATCATCTAGTAAGTTATAAATATGGGTACGAATCTTTTCTTTTCCACTGTCTTCTTGCCAGCTTGGAATGACAAACTCATAAATGTTTTTCCAACCTTCTTCTGTATTCACTCTTGTATTTTTAGGAATCTCTGTTAATTCACTTGCTACTGTTTTTAAGTAAGCATAAAGGTGAATAATAAATTGTGAAATCTGCTGATCTTGATCTATCAGATCTCTTTCTAATATAGTTAACGTATGGTTAATACGTTCTACGATATTTTCTTTCCATACCACTAATGCATCATAATCTTGCTTTTGTGTAATGCCTTGCACCGCCATGTTTCTAAGCTTACTATCTCTAATTTCTCTCTGGCAGAATAGCTTAAAATCAATTTGCTTCTCTTCTACTACCTTTTTACCTGCTTCAACACCATTTTTAAGCTGTTGTAAACTTTCAAGTAAATGACTTACGATTACTCTTACCTTTAGGTCATATATAAACTCTTGCTCCACTGCTTCATCTAGGATACCTACCTTTACTTCTGGGGCACAATACCCAAAAAGCTCATCTTTTTTATCCATTTGCTGCTTGTTATCTAAAATAAACTTAAGTTCACGTTCTAACCCTGCAGTTTGTTTAACTAAATATTTTTCTTTCTCTGCTAGCTCAACTTGTGTTCTTAATAATCGTTCTTTATCTTGCAAGGATTGTGTAGCTTCTTCACTGATCACACCATAACTTACTTCATAAGCTTCTTTTTTACTTTGATACTCTTGCTCTTTTTTATCAAAGTCTGTTTTCATTAATTTAACCTGCTCATCTAATTCCTCTAGTTGTTTTCTTACTTCTATGAGTTCTTCAGATAATCGGTCCATTTCCTGTGCATAAGCTTCTCTATATACTGGAATACTTTCTAAGCGTTTTTCTCTTTCTGCTTGCTCCTGACGGAAGCTCTTTTCATTTTCTTCATATACCTTTTGATTGTGTTTTAAGAGACTTTCAATTTCACTATGGCCTTTTTGCTTATTGTCTAGGGCTTCTTTTAACTGTTCCTGCTTATCTCTTAAATAGACAATATCCTTATTAGAATAAATAGCTTTTTCGTCTTTTACTTCTTTATAAAGTGGATCATCTACTATACGACTTTCACTACTTCTTAGAAGGCTATAATTTTCTTTGGCTTCTTCTAAAGCTTCAAGGGTATTTCTTAAGGCATATTCCACTTTACTATACGCACTTTCTTCTTCTTTAATGGTCTCTTGAAGCATTTTAATACGTACCTCTTCTTTATCGCATTCCTCTTTAATGCCTAAATACTCTGTTGCTTTCTCCACATAGCCTTGTAATCTATTTTTTTCTTCTACTTCTTTTCTTAACGTTTCACTCGTTAACTTTGCTTCCTTCTGGGCCTTCATTAACTTATCTTTAGCATCTTCCATGTTTCGGACAAGTTCCATTTCTTGTCTTTTAAACCCATCACTTTCTTCTCTTAAGCTCGCATGCTTTTCATGAGAATAGGTTTCAAGGAAACTCTTGACCTTTTCTAAAGTTTGGTCTATTTCTCGTAATTCATTTTCCTTTTGCCTGCGATATGCCATAGCTTCTTCTAAAGCTTTACCCGCTTCTCTCTTATGCATTTCAAAAAATGTGGTCTGCATATTCTCACTCCAAGCAGTTGGATAAATAAGACTTTCCACCTGCTTTTCTTGTTCTAACAGTGCCCTAGCCTCTGATAAGGTAACCACACCTACTGGATAAGTCATCTTTGCTGTTTGTTCCTCTAATAAGCTGATGAGCTCACGCTCACTGCCATCTGATACAACTACTAGCTGTGCCCATTTCGGCTGAGTATACATCTTTTGTTTCAGCTCTTTATCTTCTAAACTTGCAATAAAAGCTGTTCCTGTTTGTAAAAAGCTAAACTGATTCATCCATTTTTCTACCCAAAGCTCAAGAAGTGGTTCAACTGTAAAGAAATCACATCCCTCATAGTTTTCTAGGAAATGTGAGTGACGTCTTTCAAGTAAGAGTGCCTCTTCTTTTTCTCTTATAAGTTTTTCTACTTGTTCTTCTAAAGCTGTTATCACTTGACTAGACTTTAAATAAATAGAAGATAAATGATAAAAGGCTGGTAAAACTTTTTTAATCTCCACAAGAATCTTCTCATGAGCTTCTTCTAGCTGCTGAAGCTGCATGCTGGTTCTACTTGCTTCTCTTAGCACCTTAGTATGCTTATTCGTGCTTTCACCAATAATTTGGTTAAGCTCTACTTGGCGCTCTTCTAATACCCTTAAGTTTTGTGCTAATTTAAGCTTACTTTCTTCAATTTCTGCTAAACGGCTCTTCCACTTTTTCTCTTGCCCTTCAATATCCTCACTAGCGCCTTGTGCTACAATTAGCATTTTAATCTGATTCATTTGCTTTTCTTGATGCTCTAGCTTACCAATGAGCTTACTTGCATCACCTCTAAGCTTCTGAAGCTTTTCACCAAGCTGTTTCTTTTCTTTCTCTTGTTCTTGCTGCTCTTCTAAATAGCGTTCCTTTTCTCTCTCACAGTGGCCTAGCTCTTTTTGAAGCATCACTAATTGCTCTTCAAAATAGCCTTTGATTTCTCCTCTATTTTCTTCTAAGGCTTCTTTTATTGCTTCTACTTCTGTATCTTCACCTAATAAAGCTAGCTGTTCCTCATAAAGTTTAATTTTCGCCCGTGCTTCATTCATATTGTTTTGGAATCTAGAAAGCTTGAGGGCATGACGCCTTTTTTCCTTTTCTTCTTTTTTTTCTTTTGCTTTTTCATAGGCTTCATTTTCTTTTTCATAGCTTAGTCTAGCTTCATCTAAGGCTTCTTTAGCCTCTTCTACTTCAATAAGTGCTATCTCTTTTTGCAGCACTCTCTTCTTAGTCTCTAATTGTTTCTTCTCTGTGTCACAGGCTGTAAGTTTTTCCCTTGTCTGTGCTTCTTTATCCTCAATAAGCAGCCAAAGTGCCTTTGCCTCTTCTTTTTTAGCTTCATATTCTTTGACCTTTTGATTATACATGCTAAAGCTTGTTACATAAGATTCGATTTCAGCTTTGATTTTTTCACTTTCCTTAATGCTACGCTCTAATTGTTTATGCTTATTAAAATGCTCTCTTTGACTTTCAAAGGTCCCTGCGAACTCTTGGGCTCCCTTCCCTACTAGGCCTTCTTCCACTGTTGGTAAAAGTAATTTCTCAACTAAGTCTGAAGTCGTTTTACAGCCATCAAAGAAAGCTTCAACAGACCCCTCTCCCCCATTAATGACTGTAATACTGCGCCATTCTTCAGGGATAATTTTAAAAGCTGCTTCGATATATTGATGAAATTCTTTAGTGGTCACAAAAGTTTTAGCTGCTATATGCTCTTTGCTCATTTTCTGGTAGTATTCATTCATCTCTACCCTTGTTGCTGCTCTTGTTACGCCTTCTTCTTCCCTTGTAAAAGGGAGGCCTTCAATATTATCCTTATCTTCTACACCATATTCATAAGCATATTTATAAGATTTAAGCTCATTATTTTGAAGATAAAGGGTTACTGCTGTTAGTGCATAGCGTCTTGGTTTATTACTTATAATCCATTCGATAGCAATATGTGCTGCATTTCCCTCTAGAACAAAGGTTTCTTTTGCTTTACGTTCTCCTAGGTCTGTGTGAGGCAAAATAGCTTGAAGGGCTGCTTGAATAAACACAGTTTTTCCCCCACCATTTTCAAGCAAAATGGCTGTATT
Coding sequences:
- a CDS encoding coiled-coil domain-containing protein, whose protein sequence is MASISKIRYTNVIYENGGKRYNDEVFTCAGHNTAILLENGGGKTVFIQAALQAILPHTDLGERKAKETFVLEGNAAHIAIEWIISNKPRRYALTAVTLYLQNNELKSYKYAYEYGVEDKDNIEGLPFTREEEGVTRAATRVEMNEYYQKMSKEHIAAKTFVTTKEFHQYIEAAFKIIPEEWRSITVINGGEGSVEAFFDGCKTTSDLVEKLLLPTVEEGLVGKGAQEFAGTFESQREHFNKHKQLERSIKESEKIKAEIESYVTSFSMYNQKVKEYEAKKEEAKALWLLIEDKEAQTREKLTACDTEKKQLETKKRVLQKEIALIEVEEAKEALDEARLSYEKENEAYEKAKEKKEEKEKRRHALKLSRFQNNMNEARAKIKLYEEQLALLGEDTEVEAIKEALEENRGEIKGYFEEQLVMLQKELGHCEREKERYLEEQQEQEKEKKQLGEKLQKLRGDASKLIGKLEHQEKQMNQIKMLIVAQGASEDIEGQEKKWKSRLAEIEESKLKLAQNLRVLEERQVELNQIIGESTNKHTKVLREASRTSMQLQQLEEAHEKILVEIKKVLPAFYHLSSIYLKSSQVITALEEQVEKLIREKEEALLLERRHSHFLENYEGCDFFTVEPLLELWVEKWMNQFSFLQTGTAFIASLEDKELKQKMYTQPKWAQLVVVSDGSERELISLLEEQTAKMTYPVGVVTLSEARALLEQEKQVESLIYPTAWSENMQTTFFEMHKREAGKALEEAMAYRRQKENELREIDQTLEKVKSFLETYSHEKHASLREESDGFKRQEMELVRNMEDAKDKLMKAQKEAKLTSETLRKEVEEKNRLQGYVEKATEYLGIKEECDKEEVRIKMLQETIKEEESAYSKVEYALRNTLEALEEAKENYSLLRSSESRIVDDPLYKEVKDEKAIYSNKDIVYLRDKQEQLKEALDNKQKGHSEIESLLKHNQKVYEENEKSFRQEQAEREKRLESIPVYREAYAQEMDRLSEELIEVRKQLEELDEQVKLMKTDFDKKEQEYQSKKEAYEVSYGVISEEATQSLQDKERLLRTQVELAEKEKYLVKQTAGLERELKFILDNKQQMDKKDELFGYCAPEVKVGILDEAVEQEFIYDLKVRVIVSHLLESLQQLKNGVEAGKKVVEEKQIDFKLFCQREIRDSKLRNMAVQGITQKQDYDALVVWKENIVERINHTLTILERDLIDQDQQISQFIIHLYAYLKTVASELTEIPKNTRVNTEEGWKNIYEFVIPSWQEDSGKEKIRTHIYNLLDDIDGDSFLDDTGKEDTGKIKKYIKEQFKLRSLLKVVMGNDAIRVRCRKVSNIGDISSQKYSWETSNKWSGGEKWSKNMALYLGILNYLAEKKQNIQSEEQKVSRAVILDNPFGKASSGHVLEPVFFIAKQLGFQIIALTAHSEGDFIRRYFPIVYSCKLRSTLDQRTSVFSKEQEIKKAYFMDNDPVALSILGSNQLSLFV